CTCGAAGGGCCGGAGGCCGCCCCCGGCAAGGTCGGCGGCGGCATCCGGCTGGACGGCGAGGACAGCATCGTCCTGCCGATGGGGAATTTCACCCGGGACGAGCCCTTCTCGGTCGCCCTCTGGGCGAAGACGCCGGATGCCAAGGACCGCGCGGTCATCTTCCACCGCTCCCGGGCCTGGACCGACGCCGGCAGCCGGGGCTATCAGCTGCTCATCGAGGACGGCCGCCTCGGCGCCTCGCTCGTCCACTTCTGGCCGGGCAACGCGATCGGCATCCGGGCCGTCGACCCGATGCCCCTCGGGGAGTGGGTCCACGTGGCGGTGACCTATGACGGGTCGAGCCGGGCCGACGGGCTGACCCTCTTCGTCGACGGCAAGCCGGCCGAGGTCGAGACCGTCCGTGACCACCTGTTCAAGGACATCACCGGCGGCGGCGGCGACGAGCTGACCTTCGGCCAGCGCTTCCGGGACCGGGGCTTCAAGGGCGGCTCGGTCGACGAGCTGAAGGTCTTCGACCGGGAGCTGACCCCGATCGAGGTCGAGCAGCTCTCCGGCGGTGAGGCGCTGGCCTCGGCCCTCGCCTCGACGGGCGATCACCGCTCGGAATACCTCCGTGAGCAACTGTTCTCCTATTACCTAGCGAACCACGATGACGGATACCGGGAGCGGCTCGACGCCCTCGAAGCCCTGCGGAAGCAGCGGAGTGCGATCGTGGAAGCCGTCCCCGAGATCATGGTGATGCGGGAGATGGCCGAGGCCCGCCCGACCTTCCTCCTGGAGCGGGGGGCCTACGACGCGAAGGGGGACCGGGTCGACTCCGACACCCCCGAGAGCCTCCCCCCCTTCCCCGACGGCCTGCCCCGGGATCGCCTCGGCCTGGCCCGATGGCTCACCGACCCGGAGCACCCGCTGACCGCCCGGGTCGCCGTCAATCGCTTCTGGGGGGTCCTGTTCGGCCGGGGGCTGGTGGCCACCCCGGAGGACTTCGGCAACCAGGGGGCCTCGCCCTCGCATCCCGGGCTGCTCGATTGGCTGGCCCGGTCGTTCGTCGACTCGGGATGGGACGTGAAGCGGTTGTTCCGGCAGGTCGTCCTGTCCTCGACCTACCGGCAGGACTCCGACGCCTCGTCCTCGATCCGGGAGGCCGACCCGGAGAACCGGCTGCTCGCCCGGGGGCCGGGCCGTCGCCTCCGGGCCGAGGCGATCCGGGATGCCGCCCTGTCGGCCTCGGGCCTCCTGGTCGAGACGATCGGTGGCCCCCCGGTCAAGCCGTACCAGCCGCCGGGGATCTGGGAGGAGAACTCGGGGCAGAAGTACGAGCGGGATCCCGGCCCGGGGAGCCGACGCCGCAGCCTCTACACCTACTGGAAGCGGACGGCGCCGCCCCCGTCGATGATCACGCTGGATGCCTCAGGCCGGGAGGTCTGCACCGTCGACCGGCCGACGACCGCGACGCCGCTGCAGGCCCTCCTGCTTCTCAACGACCCGCAATACGTCGAGGCGGCCCGGGCGCTGGCCTCCCGGTCCTGGCACGCGAGGGACTCGATCGAGGGGCAAATCTCCCATGCGTTTCGGTCGCTCCTGGGCCGAGCCCCCTCCCCCGCCGAGCTCGACGTGCTGCTCGACCTGTTCGAGGAGCAGCGCGAGGAGTTCCGGTCCGGCCGGGCCGACCCGGGGGCGTATCTCTCGATCGGCGACGAGCCTCCCGACCCCTCGATCGACCCGGTCGACCAGGCCGCGTTCGCGGTGCTGGTCCAGGCCCTGTTCAACCACGACGAGACCCAGATGAAGAGGTGAGCCGATGTCGATCGATCCGACCCGGCCGGGGGAGCCCGGCCGATCGTTCCACCGCCGCCGCTTCTTCTCCCGGGCGGGCCTCGGCATCGGCACGGCGGCCCTGGCGTCGCTGCTCGACGGCGAGGGGCGCCGCGCGGTCGCGTCCGACTCGGGGGGGCTCGGCCTGCCCGGCGTGCCGCACCTCCGGCCGAAGGCGACCCGGATGATCTCCCTGTTCATGAGCGGCGGCCCGTCGCAGCTGGAGACGTTCGACCACAAGCCGCTGCTGGTCGAGATGACGGGAAAGGACCTGCCCGACTCCGTCCGGCAGGGCCAGCGGCTCACCGGCATGTCGGCCAACCAGGCGTCCCTGCCGCTGGCCGGCTCGCTGTTCCGGTTCGATCGGCACGGCGAGTCGGGCGGCTGGGTCAGCGAGCTCCTGCCGCATACCGCGGGCGTCGTCGACGAGCTTTGCATCATCAAATCGGTCTACACCGAGGCGATCAACCACGACCCGGCGATCACCTTCCTCCAGACCGGCTCCCAGATCGCCGGCCGTCCCTCGGTGGGGGCCTGGCTCAGCTACGGCTTGGGGTCGGAGAACGCGGACCTGCCCGCCTTCTGCGTGCTCATCACGAAGGACAAGGGGGGGCAGCCGCTCTACTCCCGGCTCTGGGGCAGCGGCTTCCTGCCTTCCACGCACCAGGGGGTCCTGTTCCGTTCGGGTAGCGACCCGGTGCTCTACCTCCAGAACCCGGAGGGGATCTCCGGTTCGGCGCGCAAGATGATGCTCGACCGCCTCCGGGAGCTGCACCAGATCCGGGTCGAGGAGACGCTCGACCCGGCGCTCGACGCCCGGATCGAGCAGTACGAGATGGCCTACCGGATGCAGGCGTCGGTCCCCGAGGTGACGGACCTCTCCGACGAGCCCGACTCGACCTTCGACCTCTACGGCCCCGACGCCCGGACCCCCGGCACTTTCGCCGCCAACTGCCTGCTCGCCCGTCGTCTGGTCGAGCGGGGCGTCCGCTTCATCCAGCTCTTCCACCAGGGCTGGGACCACCATGGCGGCCTCCCGGCCGGCATCCGAGTCCAGTGCGCCGAGACGGACCAGCCCTCCGCCGCCCTCGTCATCGACCTGAAGCGCCGGGGGCTGCTGGAGGACACCCTGGTGACCTGGGGGGGCGAGTTCGGCCGCACCAATTACAGCCAGGGGAAGCTGACCGCCGACGACTACGGCCGGGACCACCACCCCCGCTGCTTCTCCGTCTGGATGGCCGGGGGCGGCGTGAAGGCGGGACTCTCATTCGGCTCCACCGACGAGTTCGGCTACAACGTGGCCGAGGACCCGGTCCACGTCCATGACCTGCATGCGACGATCCTCCACCTGCTGGGGATCGATCACGAGCGGCTCACCTTCAAGTACCAGGGCCGCTACTTCCGCCTGACCGACGTGCATGGCCGGGTCCTCGCCCCGCTCCTCTCGTAGCAGGCCGGAGCAACGCTCCTCCCTCCGGCCCCGGGGCGTCCCGGGGCGATCCACCGTGGATCGGCCGCCCTCCCCCCTGCCCTCCCCGCCCCCGAATTCCGTAGGCGGGCCGTCCCTCGGCGGTTACGATCGGATCGGCCGGTGTCCCTCGGGGGCGTCCCCGGGGCCCGGGCCCGACCTCAGCCCGATCGGAGGAGCAGCGATGATGTCGACCCGGATCGATCGGTCCCTCGGCCTCCCGGCGGCGATGGCCCTGGGGGCGCTGCTGGCCCTGGCGTTCGCCCCGGCCGCGAACGCCCAGCGCCTGTTTCCCGACGACTATTTCTTCAACATCAACAACCCCGAGCTGGACGCCAAGCACGCCGAGATGACCGGCCAGCCCCGGCCGGAGCTGGCCGTCACCGACTGGATGAATGGGGACCTCTCCGAAGGGGACCTGGAGGGGAAGATCCTCGTCGTCGACCTCTGGGCCACCTGGTGCGGCCCCTGCCTCGCGGCGATCCCCGAGAACAACGAGCTGGCCGAGACCTACGCCGACGAGGGGATCCTCGTCATCGGCGTCTGCACCTCCAGCGGGCAGGAGAAGCTCGCCCAGGTCGTCGAGGACCGGGAGATCAAATACCCCGTGGCCAAGGACCCCGACCAGGAGACCTCCGAGGCCTGGAACGTCGCGTACTATCCGACGTATGCCGTCGTCGACCGCGAGGGGATCGTCCGGGCCATCGGCCTGACGCCCAATCACATTGAGGACGTCGTCAAGGCGGTCCTGGAGGAGCAGCCGGTTGCCTCGGCCGAGGCCGCCTCGGACACCTCGGCGAAGGACTGACCGGCCCGGCGGTCGAGGAAACGTCAACCCTCCCCTCGACCCTCCCCCGGGGGGCCGATCCACCATGGATCGGCCCCCCGGGCGTTGGGCTGATTCGCTGATCCACGGTGGAGCGCGGCGCCGATACCTCCCGGTGGACAACGAGCCTCCGGGAGGGAGCCAGGAACCGTGGACGTTATCGCCTTGCTGAACATGAAGGGCGGGGTCGGCAAGACCTCGACCACGCACAACCTGGGGGGGGCGTTCGCCCTGCTCGGGCGTCGCGTCCTGCTGGTCGACAACGACCCGCAGAGCAGCCTGTCCCAGGGATTGCTCGGCCCCTCGGCCGCCGAGGCCCTGCCGATCGACGAGACGGTGGCGGCCGTCTACGCCGGGGAGGCGGTCCCCGGCCGGCTGGTCCGGCCCACCGGGATCGACGGGGTCGACCTCGTCCCCGGCTCGATCCACACCGACCGCCACAACCGTCCGGTGCCCGAGGAGGCGCCCTGGCCCGACCAGGTCGCCCTGCGGGACTTCCTCGGGGAGCTGGGAGACTCCTACGACCTTGTCCTGATCGACTGCCCGCCGAACCTGCACCTGTGCTCCTGGTGCGCCCTGGCGGCGGCCTCCCACGCCCTGATCCCGGTGCAGCCGGAGGACTACGGGGCGCAGGGGCTGTCGGCCGTCCGGCGGTCGATGGTCCGGGTCTGCACTTCGGTGAACCCGTCGTTGAAGCTGCTCGGCTACCTCATCACGATGGCCCAGCCGAGGAGGGCCATCCACCAGCTCTACATGGAGTCCCTCCGGTGCGACTACGGCGCCGAGGTGCTCGAGGCGATCGTCCCGGCCGCGGCCGACTTCCCCGAGGCGGTGGCCCACCGCAAGCCGGTCACTCACCACAAGCCCCGGGGGGCGGCCTCGAAGGCGATCAAGGCGCTGGCCGATGAGATCCTCGGCCGGCTGGGGCGGTCGGGGGACGAGTCTCGCGAGGAGGCCGCTTGAGATGAGCAAGAAGCTCGAATCGCTGCGGAAGTCGGCCGGAGGGAACGTCCGGGAGTCGATGGGGGCCGAACGACCGGTCCCGTCGGCGGGGCAGGGGGGGGCGGCCCCCGGCGGCCCCCCGGCCCGATGGCAGGGGGTGACCAAGGCCAGGGACGCCGCCCTGATCCCGGTCGACAGGATCACCAACGACCCCGACCAGCCCCGCAAGGAGTTCGACCCCGAGGCCCTCGAGCGCCTCGCCGAGTCGCTCAAGGTTCGGGGGCAGCTCCAGCCGATCCGGGTCCGCTGGGACGAGGACCGCCAGTTGTACATCGTCCTCGTCGGCGAGCGTCGCTGGCGGGCCGCCCGCCTCGCCGGGTTGCCCGCGCTCTCCTGCATCGTCCACGAGGCCCGCCTCGACGCCGACGAGCGGCTGATGGTCCAGCTCGTCGAGAACGCCTTGCGGGAAGACCTCAAGCCGGTCGAGCAGGCCCGGGCCTATCGGGCCCTGATGGACGCCAACTCCTGGTCGGGCCGCCAGCTCGCCGAGGAGTTGCACGTCGGCCAGGCGTCGGTCGTCCGGGCCCTCTCCCTGCTGGAGCTGCCGGGGGAAGTCCAGGAGCGGGTCGATTCGGGGGACCTCGCCCCCTCGGTCGCCTACGAGATCGGCAAGCTCCCCGACCCCGGACAGCAGGCCGAGGTCGCCCGGGCTGTCGTCGCCGAGGGCCTGAATCGCTCGGAGGTCGGCCAGGTCATCCAGTCGATCAAGGCCCGACGCCCCTCCCCCTCGCCCAGGCCCGACCCCGAGACGATCGACCTTGGCGACGGCATCACCGTGACGATCAAGTGGCGGAAGCCCTCCACCGTCGGCGTCGTCCAGGCCCTCCGACGCGCCCTGAGCCTGGCGCGGGGACTCGAGCGGGAATCGATCGAGGGGGTCGCCTGACCCCCGCTCCCCGCCCATCCCGATCCACCGTGCATCACCCCGGGCCGGGGACCCCGACGCCCCGGGGGCGGGACTGACGCCGCATCGCCCGGGAGGGTTTCCATATTGGGGCAGGGGGGGGGCGGGGTCTCATTCGAGGGACCCCGGCCCGGCGGCCTCGGCGACCGGGGCCTCTCGGGAGGAATGCCGGCGACCCGGTGGTTCTCGACCCAGGCACTCTCGGCTGACCGGGGTTCGGCCTGGCCGGGCCGGCCGGACTGAGGGGCGACGAGGGTGCGATCCGTCGATCCCATGGCGGGGGTGTCGGGGAATCCGCCACGACCGGGCGGTCGATCCGTGCCACGGGAGCGGACCATCCTTACATGACTTGGTCGGGCCGATCGTGAGGGTAGGATGGTAGCCGGCGGCCAGGCCCCCCTCCCGCCCGCTCGGGCCCGGGTCCCGGGGCCGAGAGGCCGCCGTTCGACGGCCTCACCGTCCCCCGGCGGCCGGGAGGGCATCGGCGGAGTCGCCCGGAGTCGGGCCCGAGGCGATCGTGACGATCGCCGGGGTGGTCGCAGCCGATCGACGTCCCGACCCGACCCGGCCCCGGCGACGACCGGCGGGGAACCGGGTGTCGCCGGGTGGCCCTGACCCGTCGGCGGACGTTCTGCATAAATGATCCTGAGTGTGGAGGATGAGCGATGCGAGACCGGATGGAATTCCCGCCCCGGCAGATCGGTGCGGATGGAGCCTCGGTTGCCGACGCACTCCCCGGGATTGCCGACCTGGCCGACATCCCGATGCTCATGGACGCCTGGTGCCGCGAGCGACAGCATCGGGTCGAGTCGATGCTGGCGCTGAGGAGGGTCCGCCGCGTCCTGCGTCGGATCGACGCCGAGGGCGGCCTGGCCCCCCGGAGGGCCCGACAGGTCCGGGGGCTCCTCCGCATGATGAGGGAGTTGGAGGAGGCCGACCGGATCGACGGCCCCTGACCGGGACCCGGGGGGCCCCGGCCGCCCCCCGACGGCCGGCCGTCCGCCCGACGCCCCGGCGCCCCGCCGTCCCCCGCTCACCTCGGCTCCCGGGGAGGGAAGAGGGGACGACGGGCCAGTTCCCAGAGCCGGGGCAGCGCCCGGGCCAGCCGCCGGAGCAGCAGCAGGGCCGCGACCAGCAGGGCCAGGATCAGCGGGAGCCACGGGGCCAGGCCCACCGCGAGGAGGACGAGGGACTCTCCCAGGGACACCAGCGCGTCGATCGACGAGGCCCATTCCCGGGCGACTTTCGTCCGGAAGCTCGGCGAGACCGGCGGGGTCGGCTCGTAGTCGTCCCGCTCCCGGATCCCCAGGGTGATCGTCGCCAGGCTGGAGAGGGAATCGAGGACCCGGAGCCGGCCCTCGAGCTGCTCGATCTCCCCCCGGACCCGGCTCAGCTCCACCTCGACCTTCAGCACGTCCTCCAGCTTCCCCCCACGCTCCTCCAGGATTTCCAGCAGGGTGGATTCCTCGACCTCCTTGTTCCGGACCCGCGCCTCGATGTCGTAGAACTGCTCGGATACGTCCTGGGAGGTGCGTCGGTTCCGCTCCAGCTCGCCGAGCCTCAGGAGGCCCTGGACGAGGTCCTCGAACCGCTCGACCGGCACCCGGAGCGTCCATCGGGCGCTCCGCCGGGAGCCGGGGGAGCCGGAGAGGTCCTGCTCGGCGATGTAGCCCCCATGCCCCTCCACGAGCCCGACGACCCGGCCGGCGACCGGGTCGAGATCCTCGACGAGCAGATCGATCTGGGCGTCGTAGATGATCTTCCGGGAGATGCCCTCGGCGGCCTCGGCGGCGGCGACGTCCAGGGGCGGGCCGTCCTCCTGCCCGGGCGGCCCGGGGGAGGCGGGGAGGCCCATCATCCCACCCATCATCCCCCCGGCCAGCTCGGCCATCGCCGGCCCGGCCGGGGAGGCCGGGGCCGGGGAGGCGTCCCTGAAGGACGCCCCCAGCTCCTCTGAGCGGGCCGCCGACCTGGGGGACGCCTCCCCGCAGCCGGGGGGCACGATCGTCAGCAGGGCGAGCAGGATCGGGATGGGTCGCATCGGAGTCGCTTCCTCGATCGGGACGGGGACGGGACGGGGGGACGGGCAATCGGCGCGGGTCCTCCCCTCCTCGACGATCCGGGGCCCCTTCACCTTAGGACCCTTCCTCCCCTCGACGGGCCGGGAGGCTCAACCCGGGGTGGAGTGGCGATCCCCGGGCCTCCTCGCCCTCGATCGCGTCGTCGCCGCCGAGGATCCAGACGAGATCGCCCCCGGCCCCGTCCCCGGGCCCGCCGCCCCCCCGTGTCGAATCCCGGGACGGCTCGCCTTCGGCTCGCCTTCGGCTCGGTCGAGGCGAGGTCGGGATGCGGTCGGTGCGCCGATCGGTCGCACCTGAGATTCGGCACAAGTCGTTATTTGGAAAGAAGTTTGTGTCAAACGAAATGGGTTCGCTCCGCCGAGGCGTACCGACCTGGGGCTTCGCAGGACGGGGGATTCGGCACCCCGAGGTCCGGAGGCCCTCCGGGGCGGCCTCGGGGGCGTCTTCGCCCCCGCGGTGCGCGGGGTGGTCGGGGGTTGGTGCGCCGATTTCGCACCACGGCGATCCGACGCAACGTTCTTCAGGAAAGAAGATTGCGGAGAATGAAATGGGTTCGCTCCGCCGGGGCGTACCGGCTCGGCGGGGTGGATCTCGGGGCAGGGGGGCCCGTGCCGTTCGGCCCCCGGGGTGATCCGGGTCGGTGCGCCAATCACGCGGCCCGGCGAATTGCGATATGTGAGAAGCTCCCAACGACTTGCGGCATGTCGATTGGGT
This Tautonia plasticadhaerens DNA region includes the following protein-coding sequences:
- a CDS encoding DUF1553 domain-containing protein — its product is MIRTPRRSIPALLILALAAIRPGDARSGEDRVDFRSQIRPILSDACFHCHGPDAGHREAGLRLDVPEGAFGETASGALPVVPGEPDESELVWRITADDEFSVMPPPDSGRSLTREQIDLLTRWVEQGADWERHWSFSPIADEVALPGVGDESWPTNPIDRFVLARLEAEGLRPSPEASRERLIRRVTLDLTGLPPTVEEIDAFLGDCRPDAYERLVDRLLASPRFGEHRAVGWLDLARYADTYGYQADVYRAVWPWRDWVVRAFNENLPYDEFVTRQLAGDLLPDASPDSNLATAFNRLHRMTNEGGSIEEEFRLEYVADRTDTFGTAFLGLTLGCARCHDHKYDPISQRNYYELSSFFDDIDESGLYSHFTDATPSPTLMLYEGDEERRIRELEGRIRTAEAELDAFAEARRDAFDAWVSETSRAPTMTGLIGDFPLDAPEGDAVPNRADPGRPGKLLEGPEAAPGKVGGGIRLDGEDSIVLPMGNFTRDEPFSVALWAKTPDAKDRAVIFHRSRAWTDAGSRGYQLLIEDGRLGASLVHFWPGNAIGIRAVDPMPLGEWVHVAVTYDGSSRADGLTLFVDGKPAEVETVRDHLFKDITGGGGDELTFGQRFRDRGFKGGSVDELKVFDRELTPIEVEQLSGGEALASALASTGDHRSEYLREQLFSYYLANHDDGYRERLDALEALRKQRSAIVEAVPEIMVMREMAEARPTFLLERGAYDAKGDRVDSDTPESLPPFPDGLPRDRLGLARWLTDPEHPLTARVAVNRFWGVLFGRGLVATPEDFGNQGASPSHPGLLDWLARSFVDSGWDVKRLFRQVVLSSTYRQDSDASSSIREADPENRLLARGPGRRLRAEAIRDAALSASGLLVETIGGPPVKPYQPPGIWEENSGQKYERDPGPGSRRRSLYTYWKRTAPPPSMITLDASGREVCTVDRPTTATPLQALLLLNDPQYVEAARALASRSWHARDSIEGQISHAFRSLLGRAPSPAELDVLLDLFEEQREEFRSGRADPGAYLSIGDEPPDPSIDPVDQAAFAVLVQALFNHDETQMKR
- a CDS encoding DUF1501 domain-containing protein, producing the protein MSIDPTRPGEPGRSFHRRRFFSRAGLGIGTAALASLLDGEGRRAVASDSGGLGLPGVPHLRPKATRMISLFMSGGPSQLETFDHKPLLVEMTGKDLPDSVRQGQRLTGMSANQASLPLAGSLFRFDRHGESGGWVSELLPHTAGVVDELCIIKSVYTEAINHDPAITFLQTGSQIAGRPSVGAWLSYGLGSENADLPAFCVLITKDKGGQPLYSRLWGSGFLPSTHQGVLFRSGSDPVLYLQNPEGISGSARKMMLDRLRELHQIRVEETLDPALDARIEQYEMAYRMQASVPEVTDLSDEPDSTFDLYGPDARTPGTFAANCLLARRLVERGVRFIQLFHQGWDHHGGLPAGIRVQCAETDQPSAALVIDLKRRGLLEDTLVTWGGEFGRTNYSQGKLTADDYGRDHHPRCFSVWMAGGGVKAGLSFGSTDEFGYNVAEDPVHVHDLHATILHLLGIDHERLTFKYQGRYFRLTDVHGRVLAPLLS
- a CDS encoding TlpA family protein disulfide reductase, with protein sequence MMSTRIDRSLGLPAAMALGALLALAFAPAANAQRLFPDDYFFNINNPELDAKHAEMTGQPRPELAVTDWMNGDLSEGDLEGKILVVDLWATWCGPCLAAIPENNELAETYADEGILVIGVCTSSGQEKLAQVVEDREIKYPVAKDPDQETSEAWNVAYYPTYAVVDREGIVRAIGLTPNHIEDVVKAVLEEQPVASAEAASDTSAKD
- a CDS encoding ParA family protein — protein: MDVIALLNMKGGVGKTSTTHNLGGAFALLGRRVLLVDNDPQSSLSQGLLGPSAAEALPIDETVAAVYAGEAVPGRLVRPTGIDGVDLVPGSIHTDRHNRPVPEEAPWPDQVALRDFLGELGDSYDLVLIDCPPNLHLCSWCALAAASHALIPVQPEDYGAQGLSAVRRSMVRVCTSVNPSLKLLGYLITMAQPRRAIHQLYMESLRCDYGAEVLEAIVPAAADFPEAVAHRKPVTHHKPRGAASKAIKALADEILGRLGRSGDESREEAA
- a CDS encoding ParB/RepB/Spo0J family partition protein, producing MSKKLESLRKSAGGNVRESMGAERPVPSAGQGGAAPGGPPARWQGVTKARDAALIPVDRITNDPDQPRKEFDPEALERLAESLKVRGQLQPIRVRWDEDRQLYIVLVGERRWRAARLAGLPALSCIVHEARLDADERLMVQLVENALREDLKPVEQARAYRALMDANSWSGRQLAEELHVGQASVVRALSLLELPGEVQERVDSGDLAPSVAYEIGKLPDPGQQAEVARAVVAEGLNRSEVGQVIQSIKARRPSPSPRPDPETIDLGDGITVTIKWRKPSTVGVVQALRRALSLARGLERESIEGVA
- a CDS encoding DUF4349 domain-containing protein, whose protein sequence is MRPIPILLALLTIVPPGCGEASPRSAARSEELGASFRDASPAPASPAGPAMAELAGGMMGGMMGLPASPGPPGQEDGPPLDVAAAEAAEGISRKIIYDAQIDLLVEDLDPVAGRVVGLVEGHGGYIAEQDLSGSPGSRRSARWTLRVPVERFEDLVQGLLRLGELERNRRTSQDVSEQFYDIEARVRNKEVEESTLLEILEERGGKLEDVLKVEVELSRVRGEIEQLEGRLRVLDSLSSLATITLGIRERDDYEPTPPVSPSFRTKVAREWASSIDALVSLGESLVLLAVGLAPWLPLILALLVAALLLLRRLARALPRLWELARRPLFPPREPR